Below is a window of Candidatus Equadaptatus faecalis DNA.
TATTCCTGTAAATATCCAAAGTATTAAACGAATGAGCATCATTTTTTAGCACCGCGTTTCTTCGTCACAGACGTTTTCTTTGCCGCCGGTCTGGTTTTGCTTCTGCCCTTTTCCGACGGTTTCATTTTCGTTTTCTTTCTGTTAAGCTTCGGTTCGTAGAACGGCTTTTTGACTTCTGCGCGGCTCCCTGTCTTTTTCTCCGCGGCTTTCTTTTCCGGCGCTGCTTTGGGACGGGCAGACGGTATGCGTTTTCTGCTTTCTTTTCTGCCGTCGTCCGTTTTCGCTTCTGCGATGTCCCTGTACGTCGGACGTTCTTCTTTCATTTTTCCGCTGCGGTAACGTTCCTTTTCGGGAAGCAGTTTTTTGCGCGGCACCTTTCTGTCTGCCGCCGCCTTTTCACCGCTTCTTCGTTTTGAAGCAGCGGTTTCGGGCTTTTCATCGCGCTGCACGGCTCTTCTGCCGTCCTTTTTCGTAACGCTGTACGCTTTCGGTTCCAAAGCAAGCGCGGCACCCTCCGCGTCTTTTCTGCGAAGCTGACCGCACGCGGCGTCAATGTCGGAACCCTGTTCCTGACGAAGTTCGTTTTCAAAACCGGCTGTATCAAGTACCTTTTTGAATTTCAGTATGTCTTTTGCCTCAGGCACGTCATATCTGCCGTCAACGGAATTAAACGGTATAAGGTTGATAAAGACGTGAATGCCTTTCAGGAAGCGGACGAGCGCCCTTGCATGCTCAACGCTGTCGTTGACCCCGCCGAAAAGCGTGTATTCTATTGAAACGCGGTCGCCTGTTTTTTCCTGATAATTTTTAATCGCTTCCTTAAGCTCCGCAAGCGGGAAACGTTCGTTGACAGGCATAAGTCTGCTTCTCAGCTCGTCGTCAACCGCGTGCAGGGAAACGGCAAGGCGGACGCCGAGTTCTTCCTCTGCAAGCGCCTCAATTCCGGGCACTATTCCGCTGGTGGAAATTGTAATGTGGCGTATTCCGAGGTTGCGCAGTTTTTCGTCGTTAAGCATGCGCACGGACTTGAATACCTCGTCCCTGTTGAGCATAGGCTCGCCCATGCCCATATAGACAATGTTGTTTATCTCGCGTCCGAGCAGCGCTTCCATCGCAAGAAACTGCCCCGCTATTTCGCCGCTTGAAAGGCTGCGGACAAAGCCGGACAGTCCCGTCGCGCAGAAGGTACAGCCGAGAGGGCAGCCGACTTGCGTTGAAATGCACGCCGTCAGGCGTGCGCCCGATTTCAGCAAAACGCTTTCAACAGTATTGCCGTCGCGCAGCTGCCAGAGAAATTTGCGCGTCCCGTCTTTTGATTTCTGTTCGCGCACAAGCACCGGCGCGGCAAAATCCAATTCCTCCGCAAGCTTCTCGCGAAGCGTCTTTGACAGATTAGTCATTTCTTCAACGTCAAAAACGCGCTTCTGCCAAATCCACTGAAGCAGCTGATCTGCCCTGAATTTCGGCTGTTCAAGCCTTTCAAGCACTTCCAGCCACTGTTCTTTATTCAAATCAAGAGCGTAAAGCTTCATCTCACGTACCTCGCGTCAAAATATCTGCTGAAAATATTATAGCGTAAAACCGCGTATGTCACTACGTATTTCGGCGGATTATTCCTTCAGGCTGTTTTC
It encodes the following:
- the rlmN gene encoding 23S rRNA (adenine(2503)-C(2))-methyltransferase RlmN, with protein sequence MKLYALDLNKEQWLEVLERLEQPKFRADQLLQWIWQKRVFDVEEMTNLSKTLREKLAEELDFAAPVLVREQKSKDGTRKFLWQLRDGNTVESVLLKSGARLTACISTQVGCPLGCTFCATGLSGFVRSLSSGEIAGQFLAMEALLGREINNIVYMGMGEPMLNRDEVFKSVRMLNDEKLRNLGIRHITISTSGIVPGIEALAEEELGVRLAVSLHAVDDELRSRLMPVNERFPLAELKEAIKNYQEKTGDRVSIEYTLFGGVNDSVEHARALVRFLKGIHVFINLIPFNSVDGRYDVPEAKDILKFKKVLDTAGFENELRQEQGSDIDAACGQLRRKDAEGAALALEPKAYSVTKKDGRRAVQRDEKPETAASKRRSGEKAAADRKVPRKKLLPEKERYRSGKMKEERPTYRDIAEAKTDDGRKESRKRIPSARPKAAPEKKAAEKKTGSRAEVKKPFYEPKLNRKKTKMKPSEKGRSKTRPAAKKTSVTKKRGAKK